The Nocardioides sp. cx-173 genome segment ACTAGGCCGATCTCGCAGTGAAGCCCACTCCCGCGGTCATGAGGGGACGGAGTGCCTGGACCAAAGCCGCAAGCTCAGCCGCGGCGAGGTTGCCAGGCACGCCAACCTCCACCAGGGTCTCGGCCCGAGCGAAGGCGACGCGAGCGGCGGTCTCGAAGCGGCCGAGTTGCTCTGGGCTGAGCGCGTCGGCCTCTGCCTTGCGACCGTAGGAGGCGACCTCGTGCTGGGAGCGACGCAGGTACTCCTCGAACGTGTCGACGTGAGCCTTCGCCCGCTTGTAGTCGCGGTCAGCTCCTCGCCGGCAGGTGTCTGAGCAGTACTCCTTGCGACGACCGGGCCCAAGCTCCTGAACAACGGGCTTCTTGCAGGTGAGCCGCCCGCAAGGGGGGGCAATCTGGCCAATGCTCGGGTCGTCTGCATTCATGATGTCCGCCTATTCGCGCGCTATGGGGGCTCGTAGGCGTCTAGTGTCGCGGCAGATCGTCGCCAGGGGCCGCAGAAGCGCCGAACTACAACGGTGTTTATTCGCGCAATTCACCGACGAAATAGCCCCCGCCTCGTCGGCGTGTTGCGCCGCGGCGGGGCAGCACCGCTGCTGGACTGGCGTCGTCACCTGAACCCAGGTGGCGCAGAAAGCGCGCAAATGCCAAAGCGCCCGGCTGGGAGGCCGGGCGCTGAGGTGCACGGGACATGAGATGTCGCCGCACGGGTTGAACTGCAATGACATCACCGGTCCCGAGCTCGCGCAAGACACGCACTGAGGTGCGAGACGGGAGGGATCGCCAATGTGGCGGTTCGTCGTAGCAAACAACCAGGCCGGAAACCCCACGTGGTGGCTCTACGCCGGCAACAACGAGATGGTGGCGTGGGCCGGTGAGACGTTCGCGTCGACCTACAACGCCAGCCGGGCCGCGTCGGCCTTCAAGGCGGGAGCGAAGACCGCCCGGTACGACGTCTACCAGGACGCCGGCGGCTCCTGGCGATGGCGAGCGTGGCGCGGCTCCGACAAGGTCGCGGCGTCCGGTGAGTCGTTCTCGAGTCGGCACGCGGCCCAGGAGGCGGCCAACCGCGTCCGTGACAACGCGGGTGGGGCGGGTAGCGCCGCAGCCTGACCCGACAGGGGCGCCGGCTCCCACCTGGGAGCCGGCGCCTTCGTGGTCGCGCACAGTCGCCTGAGATTCTCTGCAATCATCCTGTTGAAGAATGAGGAGGTAGCGTGGTTCGACCAGTTCCCACGCGTGTCTACCACTTCACGCATGTTGATAATCTGTCGACGATCCTGCGGGAGGGGATCCAGTGTCACGCCCAGGCCGGAGCCAGCGGACTGACCGCGGTGGACATCGGCAACCGCGCGATTAAGGCGAGTCGAGCCTCGCGTCAGGTGCCCGTGGCGCCGCACGGGTTGGTGGGGGACTACGTTCCCTTCTACTTCGCTACCCGGAGCCCGATGATGTCGGCCATCGACAACGGTCGGGTCCCCGAGTACACGGACGGCTCGGATCGCCTCATCTACCTCGCCACGACGCTCGAGGCCCTTACGGCAGGGAGTGCCGAGATCGTGCTGACCGACCGGAATGCCGCGCTGGCCTTCACGGAGTTCCACCGCTTGGCTGACGGTGAGCCCGCTGAGGACTTCATCGACTGGCCGCTCATGGAGGCGCGGTACTGGAACAACACCAATGAGTACCCGGATCGGCGAGAGCGCCGGATGGCCGAGTGCCTCGTACACCGGTCGGTTCCCTGGGAGTCGGTGCTCTTTGTCGGTGCAAGGAGTCAGACTGTGGCCGACCAAGTGGACCAGATCGTTGGCGCCGCTGAGTGGATACCGCGCGTGGCAGTGCGGACCAACTGGTACTTCTGAGGCATGCTGGAGGTGAGATGATTAAGGAAACAGCCGGGAACCTGCTGCTCGCCGACGTCGAGGCGCTCGTCAACACCGTCAACACCGAGGGTGTGATGGGCAAAGGCATCGCGTTGCAGTTCAAGAAGGCCTACCCAGCGATGTACGACGCCTACCGCAAGGCGGCGAAGGCTGGCGAGATCTGCCTCGGCCACGTTCAAGTCTGGCCGACCGGACAGATGACTGGCCCCAAATACGTCATCAACTTCCCGACCAAGGGCCACTGGAAGTCGCGGTCTAAGCTCAAGGACATCGAGGCGGGACTCGTCTCTCTGATTGACGTGATCCAAGAGTTTGGCATCCAGTCGATCGCTGTCCCGCCGCTGGGATGCGGTAACGGTGGCCTTGACTGGCGCTACGTCGAGCCTCGGATCGTTGCAGCCTTCGAGCACGTTCCGGACGTCGACGTTCAATTGTTCGCACCGGAAGGTGCTCCGGCCGCTGCCGAGATCGCAACGGCGGCGAAGCGTCCCGAGATGACGCCGGGACGGGCGGCCTTGGTCGAGCTCATTCATCGCTACACGGGCCAGTCGTTCATGGCACCCGGGCTCATCGAGTCGCAGAAACTCATGTACTTCCTCCAGACCGCTGGTGAGCCACTCAGGTTGAAGTTCGCCGCCAACCGGTACGGCCCGTATGCCGACAACCTTCGTCACGTTCTCAATGTCGTCGAAGGGCACTTCCTCAGCGGCTACGGCGACGGTAGCGCGACCGTTGCGGAAGCAGAACCGTTGGTGGTGATGCCCGGCGCTGCGGAGGAAGCGGAGCAAACACTCGAGAGTGCCGACGAGACCCGGGAGCGCATCGACCGCGTCCTCGACCTGGCTGCCGGATTCGAGTCGGCCTACGGTCTTGAACTTCTTGCGACGGTGCACTGGTTGGCGACACAAGACGTGACAGTGGACGATGACGCGCTCATGGAGAAGGTATGGGAATGGTCACCGCGCAAGGCGCGGATGTTCACTGCTGACCATGTGCGCACGGCG includes the following:
- a CDS encoding DUF1508 domain-containing protein, whose protein sequence is MWRFVVANNQAGNPTWWLYAGNNEMVAWAGETFASTYNASRAASAFKAGAKTARYDVYQDAGGSWRWRAWRGSDKVAASGESFSSRHAAQEAANRVRDNAGGAGSAAA
- the darT gene encoding type II toxin-antitoxin system toxin DNA ADP-ribosyl transferase DarT, whose protein sequence is MVRPVPTRVYHFTHVDNLSTILREGIQCHAQAGASGLTAVDIGNRAIKASRASRQVPVAPHGLVGDYVPFYFATRSPMMSAIDNGRVPEYTDGSDRLIYLATTLEALTAGSAEIVLTDRNAALAFTEFHRLADGEPAEDFIDWPLMEARYWNNTNEYPDRRERRMAECLVHRSVPWESVLFVGARSQTVADQVDQIVGAAEWIPRVAVRTNWYF
- the darG gene encoding type II toxin-antitoxin system antitoxin DNA ADP-ribosyl glycohydrolase DarG gives rise to the protein MIKETAGNLLLADVEALVNTVNTEGVMGKGIALQFKKAYPAMYDAYRKAAKAGEICLGHVQVWPTGQMTGPKYVINFPTKGHWKSRSKLKDIEAGLVSLIDVIQEFGIQSIAVPPLGCGNGGLDWRYVEPRIVAAFEHVPDVDVQLFAPEGAPAAAEIATAAKRPEMTPGRAALVELIHRYTGQSFMAPGLIESQKLMYFLQTAGEPLRLKFAANRYGPYADNLRHVLNVVEGHFLSGYGDGSATVAEAEPLVVMPGAAEEAEQTLESADETRERIDRVLDLAAGFESAYGLELLATVHWLATQDVTVDDDALMEKVWEWSPRKARMFTADHVRTALEALRRQDWLPKATAA